In one Saccharibacillus brassicae genomic region, the following are encoded:
- a CDS encoding ATP-dependent Clp protease ATP-binding subunit — protein sequence MRCQHCNQNQATVGLSLTINNKSEKMFLCEDCYAKVNGGVPFTAGFGSSGPSPFEEMFRGFMQSNQASNGASQRSAQPSAQGGKRGGGLLDQLGRNLNDAARGGKIDTVIGRDEEIDRVIEILNRRNKNNPVLIGEPGVGKTAIAEGLALRITEGQVPSKLLNKEVYSLDVASLVAGTGIRGQFEEKIKQLIAELEQRDNVLLFIDEIHLLVGAGSAEGSMDAGNILKPALSRGELQVIGATTLKEYRHIEKDAALERRFQPVIVNEPTAEETILILKGLRPKYEQFHGVRYSDETLEACVRLSSRYVQDRFLPDKAIDLLDESGAKLNLRASTGGSDEIKTRLEQIKLEKDAAAREEDYERAAKLRDEEAGLNARLNGEPSGEDVLEVSVEDIQAIIERKTGIPVGKLQADERGKMKNLSARLESRVIGQTEAVDKVSKAVRRGRAGLRSSGKPIASFLFVGPTGVGKTELSKALADELFGSSESMIRLDMSEYMERHSVSKLIGSPPGYVGHEEAGQLTEKVRRNPYSIILLDEIEKAHPDVQHMFLQVMEDGRLTDSQGRTVSFKDTVIIMTSNAGSAAEKKITMGFTAKTEETRSILGSLGQYFRPEFLNRFDGIVPFASLKEEDLIVIVDNMLGEISANLSARGIQVEVTDEAKRKLAELGYDPAFGARPLRRMIQQHVEDGITDLLLDEEDVTAIRVTLDEDRIQVTRADEAPAAMSAVLRKEQ from the coding sequence ATGCGCTGTCAACACTGTAACCAGAATCAAGCAACCGTCGGTCTCAGCCTCACGATTAACAATAAATCCGAGAAAATGTTCCTGTGCGAAGACTGCTATGCCAAAGTCAACGGCGGCGTGCCATTCACGGCGGGCTTCGGCTCTTCCGGTCCTTCCCCGTTCGAAGAAATGTTCCGCGGCTTCATGCAGTCGAATCAAGCGTCGAACGGCGCTTCGCAGCGCTCCGCGCAGCCTTCCGCCCAGGGCGGCAAACGCGGCGGCGGCCTGCTCGACCAGCTCGGACGCAATCTGAACGACGCGGCTCGCGGCGGCAAGATCGATACGGTCATCGGCCGTGACGAAGAAATCGACCGCGTGATCGAAATCCTCAATCGCCGGAACAAAAACAATCCGGTCCTGATCGGCGAACCGGGCGTCGGCAAGACGGCGATCGCCGAAGGGCTCGCGCTGCGCATTACGGAAGGCCAGGTGCCGTCCAAGCTGCTGAACAAGGAAGTGTATTCGCTGGACGTCGCTTCGCTCGTAGCCGGAACCGGCATCCGCGGACAGTTCGAAGAGAAGATCAAACAGCTGATCGCCGAGCTGGAACAGCGCGACAACGTCCTGCTGTTCATCGACGAGATTCATCTGCTCGTCGGTGCGGGTTCTGCGGAAGGTTCGATGGACGCGGGCAATATCCTCAAGCCGGCCCTGTCGCGCGGCGAGCTGCAGGTCATCGGCGCGACCACGCTCAAGGAATACCGCCATATCGAAAAAGACGCCGCGCTCGAACGCCGCTTCCAGCCGGTTATCGTGAACGAACCGACCGCCGAAGAGACGATTCTTATTCTCAAAGGACTGCGTCCGAAATACGAGCAGTTCCACGGCGTCCGCTACTCCGACGAGACGCTTGAAGCGTGCGTACGCTTGTCGAGCCGCTACGTGCAGGATCGTTTCCTGCCCGACAAAGCGATCGACCTGCTGGACGAATCCGGCGCGAAGCTGAACCTGCGCGCTTCGACCGGCGGCAGCGACGAGATCAAAACGCGCCTGGAGCAGATCAAGCTCGAGAAAGACGCGGCGGCCCGCGAAGAAGACTACGAACGCGCCGCCAAGCTGCGCGACGAAGAAGCCGGCCTGAACGCGCGGCTGAACGGCGAACCTTCCGGCGAAGACGTGCTTGAAGTGTCTGTCGAAGATATTCAGGCCATTATCGAACGCAAGACCGGCATTCCGGTCGGCAAGCTGCAGGCCGACGAACGCGGCAAGATGAAGAACTTGTCCGCCCGTCTGGAAAGCCGCGTCATCGGCCAGACCGAAGCGGTCGACAAAGTGTCCAAAGCGGTTCGCCGCGGACGGGCCGGACTGCGCAGCAGCGGCAAGCCGATCGCGTCCTTCCTGTTCGTCGGACCGACCGGCGTCGGCAAGACCGAACTGTCCAAAGCGCTCGCGGACGAACTGTTCGGCAGCAGCGAATCGATGATCCGCCTCGACATGAGCGAGTATATGGAACGCCACTCCGTGTCCAAGCTGATCGGCTCGCCTCCGGGCTACGTCGGCCATGAAGAAGCCGGACAGCTGACAGAGAAAGTGCGCCGCAATCCGTACAGCATCATCCTGCTCGACGAGATCGAGAAAGCCCACCCGGACGTGCAGCACATGTTCCTTCAGGTGATGGAAGACGGCCGCTTGACCGACAGCCAGGGCCGGACGGTCAGCTTCAAAGACACGGTCATCATCATGACCTCGAATGCCGGCTCGGCCGCCGAGAAGAAGATCACGATGGGCTTCACGGCCAAGACCGAAGAGACGCGTTCGATTCTCGGCTCGCTCGGCCAGTACTTCCGGCCCGAGTTCCTGAACCGATTCGACGGCATCGTGCCGTTCGCTTCGCTCAAGGAAGAAGACCTGATCGTTATCGTCGACAACATGCTGGGCGAAATCTCGGCCAACCTGTCGGCGCGCGGCATTCAAGTCGAAGTGACCGACGAAGCCAAACGCAAACTGGCGGAACTCGGCTACGATCCGGCTTTCGGTGCCCGTCCGCTTCGCCGCATGATTCAACAGCATGTGGAAGACGGCATCACCGACCTGCTGCTTGACGAAGAAGACGTAACGGCGATCCGCGTGACGCTCGACGAAGACCGGATTCAAGTGACCCGCGCCGACGAAGCGCCGGCCGCCATGTCCGCCGTACTGCGCAAAGAACAGTAA
- a CDS encoding beta-glucoside-specific PTS transporter subunit IIABC → MGKYEKLAQDIIQNVGGKQNVNSLEHCVTRLRFRLKDESKANTDVLKNMDGVVTVVKSGGQYQVVIGNHVSDVYAEVNAAGGFSAESGDSGDTGSGEKISLFSRFVDMISGVFAPTLGVLAATGMIKGFNALFLTLGWLTEASGTYQILNAIGDCLFFFFPIFLGFTASKKFGGNHFIGMAIGAALVYPNIAGITSSGAEPLYTLFGGTLFESPVYITFLGIPVILMTYSSSVIPIIIAAFVGAKIEKFFKNTIPSVVRTFLVPFCTLLVIVPLTFILIGPIATWAGTLIGNGTLAVYNFSPIAAGIIMGAFWQVFVIFGLHWGFVPIAINNLTLLGKDPVLAGMFGASFAQTGVVLAILLKTKNKKLKSLSIPAVISGIFGVTEPAIYGITLPRKKPFIVSCIAAAVGGGIIGAMGTQGYRIGGLGIFGIPSYIGPNGLDAGFYGAIIGIIVSFVLGVVITLFTFKDDPIAEDGTPSKKAGSFLTQETVGSPMKGSVIALSTIKDEAFSTGAMGKGVAIEPIEGKVYSPVDGVLTSLFSSGHAIGITSDTGVEILIHVGQDTVKLKGKYFTPRIKQGDAVKKGDLLMEFDMDEIRKAGYVLTTPIIVSNTGSYLDVIETQQKQIGYADNLLTIVV, encoded by the coding sequence ATGGGAAAATACGAAAAACTGGCGCAGGACATCATTCAAAACGTAGGCGGCAAACAAAACGTGAACAGCCTTGAACACTGCGTCACGAGACTGCGCTTCAGGCTCAAAGACGAAAGCAAAGCCAATACCGATGTGCTCAAAAACATGGACGGCGTCGTCACGGTTGTCAAAAGCGGCGGGCAGTACCAGGTCGTCATCGGTAACCACGTGTCCGACGTATACGCGGAAGTGAACGCCGCCGGCGGCTTCTCCGCCGAATCCGGCGATAGCGGCGATACGGGTTCCGGCGAGAAGATCAGCCTGTTCAGCCGTTTCGTCGACATGATCTCCGGCGTGTTCGCGCCGACGCTCGGCGTACTGGCCGCAACCGGCATGATCAAAGGCTTCAACGCGCTGTTCCTGACGCTCGGCTGGCTGACCGAAGCTTCCGGCACCTACCAGATCCTGAATGCGATCGGCGACTGTCTGTTCTTCTTCTTCCCGATCTTCCTCGGCTTCACCGCTTCCAAAAAATTCGGCGGCAACCACTTTATCGGCATGGCGATCGGCGCGGCGCTCGTGTACCCGAACATCGCCGGCATCACGTCATCGGGAGCCGAACCGCTGTATACGTTATTCGGCGGCACGCTGTTCGAATCGCCCGTCTACATTACGTTCCTCGGCATTCCCGTCATTCTGATGACCTACTCGTCGAGCGTCATCCCGATCATCATCGCGGCGTTCGTAGGCGCGAAGATCGAGAAGTTTTTCAAAAACACGATTCCGAGCGTTGTCCGCACGTTCCTCGTTCCATTCTGCACGCTGCTCGTCATCGTTCCGCTCACGTTCATCCTGATCGGACCGATCGCCACTTGGGCGGGCACGCTGATCGGCAACGGCACGCTTGCCGTCTACAACTTCAGCCCGATCGCGGCCGGCATCATCATGGGTGCCTTCTGGCAGGTGTTCGTCATCTTCGGTCTGCATTGGGGCTTCGTTCCGATCGCGATCAATAACCTGACCCTGCTCGGCAAAGACCCGGTGCTCGCGGGCATGTTCGGCGCTTCGTTCGCCCAGACCGGCGTCGTGCTGGCGATCCTGCTCAAAACGAAAAACAAAAAGCTCAAATCGCTGTCGATCCCGGCGGTCATCTCCGGCATCTTCGGCGTCACCGAACCGGCTATCTACGGCATCACGCTGCCGCGTAAAAAACCGTTTATCGTCAGCTGTATCGCGGCGGCGGTCGGCGGCGGCATCATCGGCGCCATGGGCACGCAGGGCTACCGTATCGGCGGCCTCGGCATCTTCGGTATTCCGTCCTATATCGGCCCGAACGGCCTGGACGCCGGCTTCTACGGCGCAATCATCGGCATCATCGTCAGCTTCGTGCTCGGCGTCGTCATTACGTTGTTCACGTTCAAGGACGATCCAATCGCGGAAGACGGCACGCCGTCCAAAAAAGCCGGTTCCTTCCTCACGCAGGAGACGGTCGGCAGCCCGATGAAAGGCAGCGTCATCGCGTTGTCCACGATCAAGGACGAAGCGTTCTCGACCGGCGCGATGGGCAAAGGCGTGGCGATCGAACCGATCGAAGGCAAAGTGTATTCGCCGGTCGACGGCGTGCTGACTTCCCTCTTCTCTTCCGGCCACGCGATCGGCATCACGAGCGACACCGGCGTCGAGATCCTGATCCATGTCGGCCAGGATACCGTCAAGCTCAAAGGCAAATATTTCACGCCGCGTATCAAGCAGGGCGACGCCGTCAAAAAAGGCGACCTGCTTATGGAGTTCGATATGGACGAGATCCGCAAAGCCGGCTACGTGCTGACGACGCCGATCATCGTCTCCAATACCGGCAGCTATCTGGACGTGATCGAGACGCAGCAGAAACAGATCGGCTACGCCGACAACCTGCTGACGATCGTCGTCTGA
- the licT gene encoding BglG family transcription antiterminator LicT produces MIIQKIFNNNAIIASDNGKSEFVVVGRGIAFKRKIGEPVDRDLVEKIFVLQQQDASEKFKLLLEDVPPEYISLCYDIIEYGKNMLDVPLSDYVYVTLTDHMNNALKLLDEGITTTNPLIWEIRRIYPKEFAIGRKALAFIEESLGKKLPEDEAANVAMHLINAQIDPVARRTQSAADQAGKISDILNIIKYTYGTSPDEQSISYERFVTHLRFFFERIGSSGRGELEDDFLLQQVKSKYKRAYGCMLKVEKYLQLELPDEEKLYLTLHIHRVTRESAP; encoded by the coding sequence TTGATTATCCAGAAAATTTTCAACAACAACGCCATCATCGCAAGCGACAATGGCAAAAGCGAATTCGTCGTCGTCGGACGGGGCATCGCGTTCAAGAGGAAAATCGGCGAACCGGTAGACCGCGACCTTGTCGAGAAGATTTTCGTGCTTCAACAGCAGGACGCTTCGGAAAAGTTCAAGCTTTTGCTGGAAGACGTGCCGCCCGAATACATCTCCTTATGCTACGACATTATCGAATACGGCAAAAACATGCTGGACGTCCCGCTGAGCGATTACGTGTACGTCACGCTCACCGACCACATGAACAACGCGCTGAAACTGCTGGACGAAGGGATTACGACGACCAATCCGCTAATCTGGGAAATCCGGCGCATCTATCCGAAAGAATTCGCGATCGGCCGCAAAGCGCTGGCGTTCATTGAAGAGTCGCTGGGCAAAAAACTGCCGGAAGACGAAGCGGCGAACGTCGCGATGCATCTGATCAACGCGCAGATCGACCCTGTCGCCCGCCGGACGCAAAGCGCGGCCGACCAGGCCGGGAAGATCAGCGACATCCTGAACATCATCAAATACACGTACGGTACGTCGCCGGACGAACAATCGATCAGCTACGAACGGTTCGTCACCCATCTGCGTTTTTTTTTCGAGCGGATCGGAAGTTCGGGCCGCGGCGAACTGGAAGACGATTTTCTGCTGCAGCAGGTTAAATCGAAATACAAGCGGGCGTACGGCTGCATGCTCAAAGTGGAGAAATACTTGCAGCTTGAACTGCCTGACGAAGAAAAGCTGTACCTGACGCTGCATATCCACCGCGTGACCCGGGAATCGGCGCCCTGA
- a CDS encoding MurR/RpiR family transcriptional regulator, with product MLLEQLRRADKWSGSERAIADYVLEHREKVLGMTIRQLSEATYSSNPTIVRLCRKLGVSGFREFKIVLSSEFERTAGREEVDANLPFRNRHSSAVIAGNIAELTQSTIREAAELLGGERLDKAAAMLGAARGVYLFAAGDSMVRALGLQGKLLKINRPVQISSLMQEQGYHAYNASAGDCAVFVTYGGLQAGYADYAAEMKSKGVGLIAVTANSEGRLAALCDVVLPLPIAEEPMAKIGTFSSQIAIDYVLNVLYSCVFNLRYEENFAIKQSAQAYVEGIDPF from the coding sequence TGGTCCGGAAGCGAGCGGGCGATCGCGGACTACGTGCTTGAACATCGGGAAAAGGTGCTCGGCATGACGATCCGCCAACTGTCGGAAGCGACGTATTCATCGAATCCGACTATCGTGCGGTTATGCCGGAAGCTCGGGGTCAGCGGGTTTCGCGAATTCAAAATCGTGCTGTCTTCGGAATTCGAGCGTACGGCGGGGCGGGAAGAGGTCGACGCGAACCTGCCTTTTCGGAATCGGCACAGCTCGGCCGTCATCGCGGGCAATATCGCCGAATTGACGCAGTCGACGATTCGGGAAGCGGCGGAACTGCTCGGCGGAGAGCGGCTGGATAAGGCTGCGGCTATGCTCGGTGCGGCGCGAGGCGTCTACCTGTTCGCGGCGGGGGACTCGATGGTGCGGGCACTCGGCCTGCAGGGCAAGCTGCTGAAGATCAACCGTCCGGTGCAGATCAGCAGCCTGATGCAGGAACAGGGCTACCACGCATACAACGCGTCGGCCGGCGATTGCGCCGTGTTCGTCACGTATGGAGGCCTTCAAGCGGGCTACGCGGACTATGCGGCCGAGATGAAGAGCAAAGGGGTGGGGCTGATCGCCGTTACCGCGAACAGCGAAGGCCGCCTGGCCGCGTTATGCGACGTCGTGCTGCCGCTGCCGATCGCCGAAGAGCCGATGGCGAAGATCGGGACGTTCTCGTCCCAGATCGCGATCGATTATGTGCTGAACGTACTGTATTCATGCGTGTTCAATCTGCGTTACGAGGAAAATTTCGCAATCAAGCAGTCGGCGCAGGCTTACGTGGAGGGGATCGATCCTTTTTGA
- a CDS encoding 6-phospho-beta-glucosidase yields MNTIPKGFPEGFLWGGATAANQLEGGYDQGGKGLSTADMMTAGTHTVPRRITTELLPGENYPSHEAVDFYHRYAEDIALFGEMGFKVFRLSIAWSRIFPNGDEAEPNEEGLAFYDRVFAELQQRGIEPLVTISHYEAPFSLTKIYNGWSDRRVIDFYVNYCETLFKRYKGIVKYWLTFNEINILTMPLGTFLAGAMIPENGMELTNPDSSTDQARFQALHHQFVASAKAVKLGHSIDPDFKIGCMIAYMCAYPLTSDPADVLLAQQKDNIGNFLCGDVHVRGQYPGFAKRYFAEKGVELLFEAEDEQILLEGTVDFYTFSYYSSVCVSADPEQEKIGGNMSMGLKNPYLKASAWEWQIDPQGLRWVLNNVYNRYRLPMMVVENGLGAVDEVEADGSIRDDYRIEYLREHIKEMKEAIIDGVDLIGYTPWGCIDLVSAGTGEMKKRYGFIHVDKDNEGQGTLNRSRKASFHWYKQVIASNGETLATDPEAAAQK; encoded by the coding sequence ATGAATACGATTCCAAAAGGGTTTCCCGAAGGCTTTCTGTGGGGCGGCGCGACGGCCGCGAACCAGCTTGAAGGCGGTTACGACCAAGGCGGCAAAGGACTGAGTACGGCGGATATGATGACGGCCGGCACGCATACCGTGCCCCGCCGCATCACGACGGAGCTGCTGCCCGGCGAAAATTATCCGAGCCACGAAGCCGTCGACTTCTATCATCGGTATGCGGAAGATATTGCCCTATTCGGCGAGATGGGCTTCAAAGTGTTCCGTCTGTCGATCGCCTGGAGCCGCATCTTCCCGAACGGCGACGAAGCAGAGCCGAACGAAGAAGGCCTTGCTTTTTATGACCGCGTATTCGCCGAACTGCAACAGCGCGGCATCGAGCCGCTCGTCACGATCTCCCATTACGAAGCGCCGTTCAGTCTGACCAAAATCTATAACGGCTGGTCCGATCGCCGCGTCATCGACTTCTACGTGAACTACTGCGAGACGCTGTTCAAGCGGTATAAAGGAATCGTCAAATACTGGCTGACCTTCAACGAAATCAATATCCTGACGATGCCTCTCGGCACGTTCCTGGCCGGCGCCATGATTCCGGAAAACGGCATGGAGCTGACGAACCCGGATTCCAGTACGGACCAAGCCCGCTTCCAGGCGCTGCACCACCAGTTCGTCGCCAGCGCCAAAGCGGTCAAGCTCGGCCATTCCATCGATCCCGACTTCAAGATCGGCTGCATGATCGCCTATATGTGCGCCTACCCGCTGACAAGCGATCCGGCCGACGTGCTGCTCGCGCAGCAAAAAGACAATATCGGCAACTTCCTGTGCGGCGACGTGCACGTGCGCGGACAATATCCGGGCTTTGCCAAACGTTATTTTGCGGAAAAAGGGGTGGAGCTCCTCTTCGAAGCCGAAGACGAACAGATCCTGCTCGAAGGCACGGTCGACTTCTACACGTTCAGCTATTACTCGTCCGTATGCGTCAGCGCCGATCCGGAGCAGGAGAAAATCGGCGGCAACATGTCGATGGGTCTCAAAAATCCGTATCTCAAAGCGAGCGCCTGGGAATGGCAGATCGATCCGCAGGGGCTGCGCTGGGTGCTCAACAACGTCTACAACCGCTACCGGCTGCCGATGATGGTCGTCGAGAACGGCCTCGGCGCCGTGGACGAAGTCGAAGCGGACGGTTCGATCCGCGACGATTACCGGATCGAATACCTGCGCGAGCATATCAAGGAAATGAAAGAAGCGATCATCGACGGCGTCGACCTGATCGGCTACACGCCGTGGGGCTGTATCGACCTCGTCAGCGCCGGCACCGGCGAGATGAAGAAACGCTACGGCTTTATCCATGTCGACAAGGACAATGAAGGCCAAGGCACGTTGAACCGTTCCCGCAAAGCCAGCTTCCATTGGTACAAACAGGTCATCGCAAGCAACGGCGAGACGCTTGCGACCGATCCGGAAGCCGCCGCGCAGAAGTAA